The Argentina anserina chromosome 3, drPotAnse1.1, whole genome shotgun sequence genome includes a region encoding these proteins:
- the LOC126785708 gene encoding endonuclease 4-like, whose protein sequence is MGLFGVWWTGSVIGFLVLVPGILGWGKEGHYTVCKIAEGFLSEDTLAAVRELLPESAGGDLAAVCSWPDEIRFHYRWSSALHYVDTPDFLCNYNYSRDCHDSAGHKGRCVTAAIYNYTMQLLTYQDSISKSKYNLTEALLFLSHFMGDIHQPLHVGFTGDLGGNTIIVRWYHRKTNLHHVWDNMIIESAVKTIYRKDLDLMIEAIRRNITDAWFNDMSAWQICANNRSTVCPNEYASESIRLACKFAYRNATPGSTLNDDYFLSRLPVVEKRLAQSGVRLAAALNHIFSSEPKVSEA, encoded by the exons ATGGGTTTGTTTGGGGTGTGGTGGACTGGAAGTGTTATAGGGTTTCTTGTATTGGTGCCTGGAATTCTGGGCTGGGGCAAAGAAGGCCACTATACAGTTTGCAAGATAGCAGAG GGATTTCTTAGTGAAGATACTTTAGCTGCAGTGAGGGAATTGCTACCAGAATCTGCTGGAGGTGATCTTGCTGCAGTTTGCTCCTGGCCTGATGAGATTCGCTTTCATTATCGATGGAGTAGTGCTTTGCACTATGTTGACACACCGGATTTTCTCTGTAACTACAATTACAGCA GAGACTGCCATGACTCCGCTGGACATAAAGGTAGATGTGTAACTGCCGCAATTTACAACTATACAATGCAACTGTTGACTTATCAGGATTCCATCTCAAAATCGAAAT ACAACTTAACAGAGGCACTTCTTTTCTTGTCTCACTTTATGGGGGATATCCATCAG CCCTTACATGTCGGTTTCACTGGAGACCTAGGGGGGAACACGATAATAGTCCGTTGGTATCACAGGAAGACAAATCTTCACCAT GTGTGGGATAATATGATAATTGAATCTGCCGTAAAGACAATCTACAGGAAGGATCTTGATCTCATGATAGAGGCCATTCGGAGAAATATCACG GATGCTTGGTTCAATGACATGTCAGCATGGCAGATTTGTGCAAATAATCGGAGTACAGTTTGTCCAAATGA GTATGCTTCTGAAAGCATTCGTTTGGCCTGCAAGTTTGCTTACAGGAATGCCACTCCAGGAAGCACTCTGAATG ATGATTACTTTCTTTCTCGGCTGCCTGTCGTGGAGAAGCGCCTAGCTCAAAGTGGGGTTCGATTGGCTGCTGCCCTCAATCATATCTTCTCTTCTGAACCAAAAGTTTCTGAAGCATGA
- the LOC126785707 gene encoding endonuclease 1 yields MDTYRGFGRLANYYLGFLLLLAFVCILIPRAQGWSKEGHIMTCRIAQALLDPEAAEAVENLLPHNVNGDLSALCVWPDQIRHWYRYRWTSPLHFIDTPDNACNFEYSRDCHDQHGNKNMCVAGAVQNFTSQLSHYAEGTSDRRYNMTEALLFLSHFMGDLHQPMHVGFTTDEGGNTIDLRWYRHKSNLHHVWDREIILQALHDYYDKDMELLLQDIQRNVTDGVWSDDITSWGHCDDISSCINKYATESINIACKWGYKGVESGDTLTEDYFLPRLPIVEKRIAQGGVRLAAILNRAFSSKSQATPADHHKNKRASHSPT; encoded by the exons ATGGATACTTATAGAGGCTTTGGCAGATTGGCCAACTATTATCTTGGGTTTCTTCTGTTGCTTGCTTTTGTTTGCATTTTGATTCCGAGAGCTCAGGGATGGAGCAAAGAGGGTCACATTATGACGTGCCGGATTGCACAG GCACTTCTAGATCCTGAAGCTGCAGAAGCAGTTGAAAATTTACTGCCTCACAACGTCAATGGCGATTTATCAGCTCTGTGTGTGTGGCCTGACCAGATCAGGCACTGGTACAGATACCGGTGGACTAGCCCTCTTCACTTCATTGACACACCTGATAATGCTTGCAACTTCGAATACTCGA GAGATTGCCATGATCAACATGGAAACAAGAACATGTGTGTTGCTGGTGCAGTCCAGAATTTCACATCTCAGCTTTCACACTACGCAGAAGGAACATCTGACCGTCGAT ATAATATGACCGAGGCCTTGCTTTTCTTGTCACACTTTATGGGTGATCTCCATCAG CCAATGCATGTCGGATTCACGACAGATGAAGGAGGAAACACAATAGACTTGCGTTGGTACAGGCATAAATCCAATCTCCACCAT GTATGGGATCGGGAGATTATACTTCAAGCTCTGCATGATTATTATGACAAGGACATGGAACTCCTCCTGCAAGACATACAGAGAAATGTCACAGAT GGAGTCTGGTCTGATGATATTACATCATGGGGACATTGTGATGATATCAGTTCATGTATAAACAA GTATGCTACAGAAAGTATAAACATAGCTTGCAAATGGGGCTACAAGGGCGTCGAGTCCGGTGATACTCTTACAG AGGATTACTTCCTCCCTCGGCTACCTATTGTGGAGAAGAGGATTGCTCAAGGTGGAGTCCGGTTGGCTGCTATTCTTAATCGTGCCTTCTCCTCCAAATCTCAAGCAACACCTGCTGATcatcacaaaaacaaaagagctTCACATTCACCTActtaa
- the LOC126785710 gene encoding internal alternative NAD(P)H-ubiquinone oxidoreductase A1, mitochondrial-like, which translates to MALERITRTARSSYRRSGVAYAGHKNEKEMFSEGASTRKYCSLPSLERDARISNFSYLSSIPKVNHSSFYSRGIRTTPSHQFPSAERIVEESDSEYNDPKYPGLEATKPGEKPRVVLLGTGWAACRFLKGLDTKIYDVVCISPRNHMVFTPLLASTCVGTLEFRSVAEPVTSIQSALATSPNSYFYLASCFGIDTNKHEVFCETVSNGDLPHEPYRFKVAYDKLVIAAGSEPLTFGIKGVEEHAFFLREVNHAQEIRKKLLLNLMLSENPGISEEERKRLLHCVVIGGGPTGVEFSGELSDFIMKDVRERYTHIKDYIKVTLIEANEILSSFDVGLREYATKHLTKSGVSLMRGVVKEVHAKKIVLNNGTDVPYGLLVWSTGVGPSQFVKALDLPKSPGGRIGVDGWLRVPKAEDVFALGDCAGFLEETGQPVLPALAQVAERQGKFLVELFNRIGKEAGKAMSAKDISLGEPFIYKHLGSMASVGGYKALVDMRQSKDEKGISHAGFVSWFIWRSAYLTRVVSWRNRFYVAVNWATTLVFGRDNSRIG; encoded by the exons ATGGCATTAGAAAGGATTACTAGGACTGCCAGGAGTAGTTATAGAAGGTCAGGAGTTGCCTATGCTGGTCATAAAAATGAGAAGGAAATGTTTTCTGAGGGAGCATCCACGCGCAAATATTGTTCTTTACCTTCACTTGAACGTGACGCCAGAATTAGCAATTTCTCGTACCTTTCCAGCATTCCAAAGGTGAATCATAGTAGCTTTTATAGCAGGGGAATAAGGACAACCCCAAGTCATCAATTTCCATCTGCGGAAAGGATTGTTGAGGAGTCGGATTCGGAGTATAATGATCCCAAGTATCCCGGACTAGAGGCAACTAAGCCAGGTGAAAAGCCAAGAGTTGTTTTACTGGGAACTGGTTGGGCTGCCTGTCGATTCCTTAAGGGACTAGACACCAAGATTTATGATGTTGTTTGCATATCGCCAAGGAATCACATGGTCTTCACTCCTTTGTTAGCTTCAACTTGTGTTGGTACCTTGGAATTTCGTTCAGTTGCTGAACCTGTCACTAGTATACAATCTGCACTGGCAACAAGTCCCAACTCATACTTCTATCTGGCTTCATGCTTTGGCATTGACACAAATAAACATGAG GTGTTCTGTGAGACAGTCAGCAACGGTGATCTGCCACATGAACCTTACAGATTCAAAGTTGCCTATGACAAGCTTGTCATAGCAGCTGGATCCGAGCCCTTGACATTTGGTATCAAAGGTGTAGAGGAACATGCATTTTTCCTCCGAGAAGTGAATCACGCCCAGGAAATTAGGAAGAAGCTTCTCTTGAACTTGATGCTCTCAGAAAATCCAG GTATATCAGAGGAAGAAAGGAAGCGCCTCTTGCATTGTGTTGTTATAGGAGGTGGCCCTACTGGGGTGGAGTTCAGTGGTGAATTGAGTGATTTCATTATGAAAGATGTCCGTGAAAGGTATACTCATATTAAGGACTACATCAAAGTCACTCTCATTGAG GCAAATGAGATCCTGTCATCCTTCGACGTTGGATTAAGGGAGTATGCAACCAAACACCTCACTAAG TCTGGTGTTAGCCTTATGCGAGGTGTTGTGAAAGAGGTGCATGCGAAGAAGATAGTTCTTAACAATGGCACTGATGTACCATATGGCCTTTTGGTCTGGTCTACAGGCGTTGGTCCCTCACAATTTGTGAAAGCACTTGATCTTCCCAAGTCCCCTGGTGGAAG GATTGGTGTCGATGGTTGGTTGCGAGTTCCTAAAGCGGAAGATGTGTTTGCACTAGGAGATTGCGCAGGTTTTCTTGAAGAAACAGGGCAGCCAGTGCTTCCAGCTTTAGCTCAG GTGGCAGAAAGGCAGGGAAAATTTCTGGTGGAGCTCTTTAACAGGATTGGGAAGGAGGCAGGTAAGGCCATGAGCGCAAAAGATATTTCTCTCGGAGAGCCTTTCATCTACAAGCACCTCGGTAGTATGGCATCGGTAGGTGGTTATAAGGCACTCGTTGATATGCGCCAATCCAAG GATGAAAAGGGCATATCCCATGCTGGATTTGTTAGCTGGTTCATCTGGCGCTCTGCTTATCTTACCCGAGTTGTCAGCTGGAGGAACAGGTTCTATGTTGCTGTGAACTGGGCTACCACGCTTGTGTTTGGCAGAGACAACTCAAGGATAGGTTGA
- the LOC126789601 gene encoding uncharacterized protein LOC126789601 yields the protein MEATELANPTTIPIFTWPLFGIGRLALHRREKSPAFIILPDAAVAVELSISGPRFYVVGFSMGGQAVWGCLIYIPHRLAGAALLAPVVNYWWRGFPAGLCNQAYYHQQFRRDQFRVSHYTPWLTSFWNTQKWFPGSSVLARSLDVLSQQDKELLLRPPPTKKMPYNMDLPAQQGEPESVHRDLKAGFGTWEFSPLQDLENPFPNNEGSVHLWHGDEDLMVPVTLERYIAQQLPWIHYHEIKGAGHFFPQAPGMSDAIFKALLTPPEKK from the exons ATGGAAGCAACTGAGTTGGCCAATCCCACCACTATCCCCATCTTCACTTGGCCCCTCTTCGGAATAGGACGCCTCGCATTACACCGACGCGAAAAGTCGCCGGCGTTCATCATCCTCCCCGACGCGGCAGTGGCTGTGGAACTCTCCATCTCTG GGCCCAGATTCTATGTAGTTGGTTTCTCCATGGGTGGCCAGGCCGTCTGGGGTTGCCTCATATACATCCCTCACAGGCTAGCCGGAGCGGCGTTATTAGCTCCGGTTGTTAATTACTGGTGGAGAGGTTTTCCTGCAGGGCTATGTAATCAAGCATACTACCACCAACAGTTTCGGCGAGACCAATTTCGTGtttctcactacaccccttgGCTTACTTCTTTTTGGAACACTCAGAAATGGTTTCCCGGTTCAAGTGTTCTTGCTCGCAGCCTAGATGTTCTTTCTCAACAGGACAAAGAGCTCCTCCTCAGGCCTCCTCCTACCAAAAAGATGCCGTATAATATGGACCTGCCAGCGCAGCAAGGAGAACCCGAGTCCGTTCACCGTGACCTGAAGGCTGGATTTGGGACCTGGGAATTTAGTCCTCTCCAGGATCTGGAAAACCCTTTTCCGAACAACGAAGGTTCTGTTCACCTGTGGCATGGAGATGAAGATCTGATGGTTCCTGTTACTCTGGAACGTTACATTGCTCAGCAACTTCCCTGGATTCACTACCATGAGATAAAAGGTGCTGGACACTTCTTCCCACAAGCTCCTGGGATGTCTGATGCTATTTTCAAGGCACTTTTAACTCCTCCTGAGAAGAAGTAA